CCGGATGGTGCCGAGCGCCTTCAGGCCGGCCGGGGAGATCCGGTCCGGCGAGAGCCGCGGCCGTGGACGCTCGCCCCCTCCGTCGATTCCTTCCGGAGCGTTCTCGAACAGCGGGAATTCGGCCGGTACTTCCTCAACAGCCTTGTCGTGGCGGGCGCGGTGGCGGTCGTTCTCCGGGGTGATCGCCTTTTTCGCCGCTACCACCGTGACGCGATTCCGGTTCCGCACGATTCCGGTTCTGGTGTTCTTCGTACTCGTACAGCGACGGCTGGTCTCCGGGCTGGGCGGAGCGGTAAAGGACTGACATGACTTCACTGATTCCGGCGCCGCGCCGCATGGTCACCGGTTCCGGCGAGGTGCGGCTGACGGCGCACTCCCGGCTGCGCGCCGATGCCGCGACGGAGGGCGTCGGACGCTGGCTGCGAACCGTTCTGTGGCAGGCGACCGGTCTGCCGCTGCCCGAGGCGCGGGAGACCGACCGCACCGACGGCGACGGCATCGGGCTCCGGCTGGATCCGCGGCTCGGTCCCGAGGAGTACCGCCTCGTCAGCGACCGGACCGGCGTCCTCGTCGAGGGCGGCAGTGCGGCCGGTGTCTTCCGGGGCGCCCAGACCCTGCGGCAACTCCTCGGCCCCGACGCCTACCGCAAGGCCCCCCTCGGTGAGCGCACATGGGCCGTGCGGCACGTCGTGATCGAGGACGCCCCCCGGTTCCCCTGGCGAGGTCTGATGCTCGATGTCGCCCGGCACTTCATGCCCAAGGACGGAGTCCTGCGCTACCTGGACCTGATGGCCGCGCACAAACTCAACGTCTTCCACTTCCATCTGACGGACGACCAGGGCTGGCGGATCGAGATCAGGAGGCATCCCCGGCTGACCGAGGTGGGTTCCTGGCGGCCGCGCACGAAATTCGGCCATCGCGCCTCACCGCTGTGGGAGGAGAAGCCGCACGGCGGTTTCTACACGCAGGACGACATCCGGGAGATCGTCGCGTACGCCGCCGAGCGGCATATCACCGTCGTCCCCGAAATCGACGTCCCCGGCCACTCGCAGGCCGCGATCGCCGCCTATCCGGAACTCGGCAACACCGACGCCGCCACCGCCTCCGCCGAGGCGGGCACCGCCCTCTCCGTGTGGGACACCTGGGGAATCAGCCCCCATGTACTGGCCCCCACCAACCACACCCTGCGCTTCTACGAGGGGGTCTTCGAGGAAGTGCTGGAACTGTTCCCGTCGGAGTTCATCCACGTCGGGGGTGACGAATGCCCCAAGGACCAGTGGCGGCAGTCGCCGGCCGCGCAGGCGCGCATCGCGGAACTCGGACTCGCGGACGAGGAGCAGCTCCAGTCCTGGTTCATCGGACACTTCGACAAGTGGCTCACCGCGCGCGGGCGTCGGCTCATCGGCTGGGACGAGATCCTGGAGGGCGGCCTCGCCGACGGCGCGGCCGTGTCGTCCTGGCGTGGTTACGCGGGCGGGATCGCCGCCGCGCGGGCCGGGCACGACGTGGTGATGTGCCCCGAGCAGCAGGTGTACCTGGACCACCGGCAGGACGGCGGTGCGGACGAGCCGGTGCCGATCGGGTTCGTGCGCACCCTGGAGGACGTCTACCGGTTCGAGCCCGTTCCCGCGGAGCTGACGCCCGAGGAGGCGGGGCATGTGCTCGGCACGCAGGCCAACCTGTGGACCGAGGTGATGGAGGACCACGCGCGCGTGGACTATCAGGCCTTCCCGAGGCTCGCCGCGTTCGCCGAGGTCGCCTGGAGTTCCCTGCCCGCCCCGCAGGACCGGGACTTCGCCGGCTTCGAGCGACGGATGGAGGCCCACTACGGGCGGCTCGACGCGCTGGGCGTCGGCTACCGCCCGCCGGCCGGGCCCCGGCCGTGGCAGCGGCGGCCCGGTGTCCCGGGGCGCCCGATCGACGGCCCGCCCCCGAACCGGTGAGGAGCGCGCGTCACGGATAAACCCCGACACGGTCACCGAAGAGTGGCAATTCGTACGCACTGGTGATGGCGTACCAAAACGGGCCATCTCCAAGGTGAGGTGGGTGAATGCCTCCTAGCGGACCCCCGCGTTCGGGTGTTGCGAAGATGTGCCAGAGTTGCCACGTCCGCCCTGTCAGCACGTACCGTACGGCAGCACAGGTGGGACCAGGTGGGGCAGCGGGAAGGGGCAGCCGGTTTTGACCACGCACGCACCGCAGGCGGGGCAGGCCGTCACGCTGCCTACGACTCTGGACGAGGCCGTGGCGGCGCTGTCCGCCATGCCCGCCGCCGTGCCCGTGGCGGGCGGCACCGACCTCATGGCCGCCGTCAACTCCGGGCAGCTCAGGCCCACCGCACTGGTCGGCCTCGGCCGCATCAGCGAGATCCGCGGCTGGCAGTACCAGGACGGCCACGCGCTGCTCGGCGCCGGACTCACGCACGCGCGCATGGGCCGCCCCGACTTCGCCGCCCTGATCCCGGCGCTCGCCGCGGCCGCGCGCGCCGCGGGCCCGCCGCAGATCCGCAACGCGGGCACGCTGGGCGGCAACATCGCCTCGGCCGCCCCCACGGGCGACGCGCTGCCCGTGCTGGCCGCGCTGGAGGCGACCCTGATCATCGCGGGCCCGGGCGGAGCCCGCCGTGAGATGCCGGTGTCGCACCTGCTGGCCGGCATGGAGATGCTGCGCGGCGGTGAACTCATCGGCTACGTGCGCGTGCCGCTGCTGCACGCGCCGCAGATCTTCCTGAAGGCGACCGGCCGCACCGGCCCGGGCCGTGCGGTGGCCTCCGTGGCGCTGGTCCTCGATCCCGCCCGGCGTGGCGTCAGGTGCGCCGTCGGAGCCATAGCGCCGATGCCGCTGCGGCCGCTGGAGGCCGAGCAGTGGGTGGCCCGGCTCATCGACTGGGACAACAACCGCACGATCGTCCCGGAGGCCCTGACCGCCTTCGGGGAGTACGTCGCCGCCGCCTGCATCCCCGACGCGGTGCCGGACGTGGACGGCTCCGTACCGGAACTTCCGCCCGCCGTACTGCACCTGCGGCGCACTGTCGCCGCGCTGGCCCGACGAGCACTGGGGAGGGCGCTGTCGTGACCGACGACCAGCACGGACCCGGACAGGCACCCGGACAGGAAGAGGGACGGGGCCAGGGCGCGCCGCAGGGCGGCGGCCGCTGGGACCCGCTGCCCCAGGGGGACTACGACGACGGCGCGACCGCCTTCGTGAAGCTCCCCGAGGGCGGCATCGACGCCTTCCTGGCCGCCCGCGGCGACAGCCCGCTCGCCGCGCCGGGCCACGGGTACGTGCCGCCGCGGATAGCGGCGACGCCTCCCGCGGACGACACCGGAACCTGGGCCGCCCCGGCGGGCGGCTCCGACTGGCCCGCCCCGCAGGGGACCCCGCAGACGGTGGGCGACGACCGGTTCACCTACCACCCCGGCGGGACCGGCCAGTGGGCCTTCGAGGACACCTCGTCCGCGCAGGGCGCGCCGCGGTCCGCGCCCGGCCACGACGTGACGGGCCAGTGGTCGATCCCCGTCGCGGGCGGCGACCTGCCGGACGAGTCGGGCGAGTTCACCACGTCCGCCCTGGTCGAGCAGTGGGGCGGCACGCCCCCGGCCACCCTGCCCGGCGGCGCGGCCGCGCCGTGGGCGACGAGCCCGGCCGACCCGGCGGACCACGGCACGGCGGAGCAGGCGTGGAGCCTGCCCGCCGGCGGAACCGACGCGCCCGTGCGCCCGGCGACGGACCCGTCCGCGTTCGGGCACACCCCGCAGCACGGCACGCCGGTCGGCGACCCGGACGGACACCACGCCGCCGCCGAGCACACCGGACACCACACACCCCCGGCGGGCACGTACGCCCCCGAGATCTCCGCCGAGGCCTACACGGTGGCCCCGGAAGGCCCCGCCGAGACGACCCCGCGAGACGCTCAGCGGGCCGCTGACGCCGAGGAGATGCCCGAGGCTGCCGGGGGCACCGGGCACGTCCACGAGGCCGCTCAGGAGCCCGCGGAGGCCGCCCACGGCCCCGCGGAGCCGTCCGCCGCAGCCGCCGACGAACCCGCGGACGCCCTCGCTGATGCGCACGCGGACCGGCCCGCGACGGGCGCCCCGCAGGAGTCCGGCACGGACGCGGAGCCCGACGGCGCCTCCCCGGAACCCGCCGGGTCCACCGGACGGGCGGAGCCCGCCGAGGAGACGGACGACGCCCCGGCGGCGTTCCACGAGGAACACCCCCTCGCCGCCTACACGCTGCGCGTCAACGGCTCCGACCGCCCCGTCACCGACGCCTGGATCGGCGAGTCGCTGCTCTACGTCCTGCGCGAGCGGCTCGGCCTCGCGGGCGCCAAGGACGGCTGCTCGCAGGGCGAGTGCGGGGCCTGCAACGTCCAGGTGGACGGGCGGCTCGTCGCCTCCTGCCTGGTCCCGGCCGTCACCACCGCCGGCAGCGAGATCCGCACCGTCGAAGGCCTGGCCGTCGACGGTCAGCCCTCGGACGTGCAGCGGGCGCTCGCCCGCTGCGGAGCCGTGCAGTGCGGCTTCTGCGTGCCGGGCATGGCGATGACCCTGCACGACCTGCTGGAGGGCAACCCGGCGCCGTCGGAACTGGAGACCCGCCAGGCACTGTGCGGCAACCTGTGCCGCTGCTCCGGCTACCAGGGCGTCCTGCGGGCCGTCAAGGACGTCGTCGCCGAACGCGAGGCGCACGCCGCCGCCGACGCGGGGACGGACGGCGACGAGGCGCGCATCCCGCACCAGGCCGGACCGGGCGCCGGGAGCGTCCACCCGTCGGCGTTCGAGAACCCCGCACAACCCCACCCGCACGACCCGGCGTACGGGCAGGGCCAGGACGGAGGCCAGGCGTGAGCAACGAAGCAGCCACCGCGACGACCCCCCTGGACCCCGTCCCGGCCCCCGAGGCCATCCCGCACGGCCTCGGCGTCTCCCTCCAGCCCGCCGACGCGCGCGCCAAGACCGAGGGCACCTTCCCGTACGCGGCCGACCTGTGGGCCGAGGGCCTGCTGTGGGCGGCCGTGCTGCGCTCACCGCACCCGCACGCGCGCATCGTGTCCATCGACACGTCACACGCGCGTGAGATGCCCGGCGTACGGGCCGTCGTCACCCACGAGGACGTCCCCGGCCGCGCGCTGCACGGCCGAGGCAAGGCCGACCGCCCGGTCTTCGCCTCCGACGTCGTACGCCACCACGGCGAGCCCATCGCGGCCGTCGCGGCCGACCACCCGGACACCGCGCGCATGGCCGCCGCGGCCGTCATCGTCGAGTACGAGGTGCTCGACCCGGTGATCGACCCGGAGCTGGCCTTCGAAGCGGAGGCGCTGCACCCCGACGGCAACCTGATCCGGCACATCCCGCTGCACCACGGCGACCCGGCCGCGGCCGGCGAGATCGTCGTCGAGGGCCAGTACCGCATCGGCCGCGCCGACCCCGCCCCGATCGGCGCCGAGGCCGGTCTCGCCGTGCCGCGTCCCGACGGCGGCGTGGAGCTCTACCTCGCCTCCACCGACCCGCACACGGACCGGGACACGGCCGCCGCCTGCTACGGCCTCGAGCCCGAACGGGTGAAGATCGTCGTCACCGGTGTGCCCGGGGCGACCGCCGACCGCGAGGACCAGGGCTTCCAGCTCCCGCTCGGCCTGCTCGCGCTCAAGACCGGCTGCCCGGTGAAGCTCACGGCCACGCGCGAGGAGTCCTTCCTCGGCCACGCCCACAGACACCCGACGCTGCTGCGCTACCGCCACCACGCCGACGCCGAGGGACGGCTGGTGAAGGTCGAGGCACAGATCCTGCTGGACGCGGGCGCGTACGCCGACACCTCGGCCGAGGCCCTGGCCGCCGCCGTCTCCTTCGCCTGCGGCCCCTACGTCGTCCCGAACGCCTTCATCGAGGGCTGGGCGGTCCGCACCAACAACCCGCCGTCGGGGCATGTGCGCGGCGAGGGCGCGATGCAGGTCTGCGCCGCCTACGAGGCGCAGATGGACAAGCTGGCCAAGAAGCTCGGCGTCGACCCCGCGGAGCTGCGGCTGCGCAACGCCATGGCGACCGGCGACGTCCTGCCGACCGGTCAGACGGTGACCTGCCCGGCCCCCGTGGCCGAACTCCTCCAGGCCGTCCAGGAGTACCCCCTCCCGGCGCTCCCCAAGGACACGCCCGAGGAGGACTGGCTGCTGCCCGGCGGCCCCGAGGGCGCGGGCGAACCGGGCGCGGTGCGCCGGGGCGTGGGCTACGGCCTCGGCATGGTGCACATGCTGGGCGCGGAGGGCGCCGACGAGGTCTCCACGGCGACCGTGAAGGTCCAGGACGGGGTCGCGACGGTCCTGTGCGCTGCGGTGGAGACCGGCCAGGGCTTCACGACGCTGGCCCGCCAGATCGTCCAGGAGACGCTGGGCGTCGACGAGGTGCACGTGGCGCCCGTGGACACCGACCAGCCCCCCGCGGGCCCCGGCTGCCGGGGCCGGCACACCTGGGTCTCGGGCGGCGCGGTGGAGCGGGCGGCGAAGATGGTCCGCACCCAGCTGCTCCAGCCGCTGGCGCACAAGTTCGGTATGTCCACGGAGCTGCTCCAGATCACCGACGGCAAGATCACCTCGTACGACGGCGTCCTGTCGACGACCGTCAAGGAGGAGATGCACGGCAAGGAGCTGTGGGCGACGGCACAGTGCCGCCCGCACCCGACCGAGCCACTGGACGCGGCCGGCCAGGGCGACGCCTTCGTCGGCCTCGCCTTCTGCGCGATCCGCGCCGTCGTGGACGTCGACATCGAGCTCGGCTCGGTCCGGGTCGTCGAGCTGGCGGTCGCCCAGGACGTCGGCCGGATCCTCAACCCCGCACAGCTCACCGCCCGCATCGAGGCCGGGGTGACGCAGGGCGTGGGCATCGCGCTCACCGAGAACCTCCGCACCCCGAGGGGCCTGATCCGTCACCCCGACCTCACCGGTTACGCGCTGCCCACGGCCCTGGACGCCCCGGACATCCGGATCGTCAAACTGGTCGAGGAACGCGACGTGGTCGCCCCGTTCGGGGCGAAGGCCGCCAGCGCCGTCCCGGTGGTGACCTCGCCCGCGGCGATCGCCTCCGCCGTGCGGGCCGCGACCGGCCGCCCGGTGAACCGGCTGCCGATAAGGCCCCAGGCGGCGGTGGTGACGGACCGGTGAGCGAGCGCGCGCCGCGGCCGGAACCGGATTCCGCACCGGCCCACGGTTCCGGTGCGGACCCGGACGTCCCCCGGTACGAACCTCCGCCCGGTGTGGGCAAGTTGCTGGCCTGGATCCTGCTGTTCGTGGTGGCGGCGGTGGTCGTGGTGCTCGGCGGCGTGTACTTCGCCTGAGAGGCGATCCGGGCGGAAAGGGAACTCGCGGGCACGTCCCGACGTCTGTCAGTGCGGGACCGGTGCCGGATGCGCTGGATGTGCTGGGTGCTGTCGCTGGTCAGAGCCGTTGTCAGTGGTGCCGCGTAGGCTGCGGAGCAGTGGGACGGCGCACGCAACTTTCCGCACGGGGGACCCGATGGGCACGACCAGGACCACCACCGCCACGACGACGATCACCTTCACCGAGGACGAGCTGAACCCCTACGTCACGCACGCACCGACGCGCCGCTGGCTCACCGGCCCCGGCCTGCCCGGCCTGCCCGGTGACGGCGGCCTGCTGACGTTCGAGGCGCTGCGCACGGACGGCCTGCGCACCGTCGGGGACTCCACGGGCGACCCCGAAGGACGCCTGGCGGCGGAGCTGCGCGACCGGTTGGTGATAGGCGGACTCCTGGGCGCCGACGGCCGCGAGACGGAGTCCGTCCTGCTCGACGGCATGACGGGCGAGATCTCCACGACGTACTTCCTGCACGACCGCCCCGACCTGATGGACCTCCGTCCGCTCGCGCCCTCTCTGGAGAAGCTCGTGCGCTTCGCCACGGCGGTGGACGAACTGGCGGCGCTGCGCGGCCAGTTCGCCTGCTACGCGGGACGGCTCGGACCCAAGGCGGTGGCGGAGGCGTCCCGACAGCTGCTGGCCGTCTTCGAGGAGGGCGCCCAGGGCGCGGACGGCGTGTCCGGCACCTTCTGGAAGCTGGCCGCGGTGATCCGCCCGCTGGCCCTGGTGGCGGGCCCGGGCACGACGTCCGGCCTGGCCCTGGACCTGCCGGGCCGTCTGCTGGACGAGGAGTTCGGCTCGGGTGAGATCGTCCGGTTCGAGGACGTCGACTGCCCGCAGGCGCTCAGCCACGCCCCCACCCGCCGCTTCCTGCGCGAGGTGGGCCTCCCGGAGGAGGTCGTCTGGTTCTCGCTGGAGACGGACATGCCGCTCCAGACCCTCGACGAGTACTAC
This Streptomyces sp. NBC_00377 DNA region includes the following protein-coding sequences:
- a CDS encoding SUKH-4 family immunity protein, which codes for MGTTRTTTATTTITFTEDELNPYVTHAPTRRWLTGPGLPGLPGDGGLLTFEALRTDGLRTVGDSTGDPEGRLAAELRDRLVIGGLLGADGRETESVLLDGMTGEISTTYFLHDRPDLMDLRPLAPSLEKLVRFATAVDELAALRGQFACYAGRLGPKAVAEASRQLLAVFEEGAQGADGVSGTFWKLAAVIRPLALVAGPGTTSGLALDLPGRLLDEEFGSGEIVRFEDVDCPQALSHAPTRRFLREVGLPEEVVWFSLETDMPLQTLDEYYADDRAGVLTERQLPADAGRLIRLGHLLEDTSLVVDGATGAVLSWSEPDLGLRPLNADISTLAFTLWLIRRERALDAVHELTEAYDQLAETMCRTLAAVDRVACDPTPLPAVPTDDGRRYWPNAFEDEAGGGLYA
- a CDS encoding xanthine dehydrogenase family protein molybdopterin-binding subunit codes for the protein MSNEAATATTPLDPVPAPEAIPHGLGVSLQPADARAKTEGTFPYAADLWAEGLLWAAVLRSPHPHARIVSIDTSHAREMPGVRAVVTHEDVPGRALHGRGKADRPVFASDVVRHHGEPIAAVAADHPDTARMAAAAVIVEYEVLDPVIDPELAFEAEALHPDGNLIRHIPLHHGDPAAAGEIVVEGQYRIGRADPAPIGAEAGLAVPRPDGGVELYLASTDPHTDRDTAAACYGLEPERVKIVVTGVPGATADREDQGFQLPLGLLALKTGCPVKLTATREESFLGHAHRHPTLLRYRHHADAEGRLVKVEAQILLDAGAYADTSAEALAAAVSFACGPYVVPNAFIEGWAVRTNNPPSGHVRGEGAMQVCAAYEAQMDKLAKKLGVDPAELRLRNAMATGDVLPTGQTVTCPAPVAELLQAVQEYPLPALPKDTPEEDWLLPGGPEGAGEPGAVRRGVGYGLGMVHMLGAEGADEVSTATVKVQDGVATVLCAAVETGQGFTTLARQIVQETLGVDEVHVAPVDTDQPPAGPGCRGRHTWVSGGAVERAAKMVRTQLLQPLAHKFGMSTELLQITDGKITSYDGVLSTTVKEEMHGKELWATAQCRPHPTEPLDAAGQGDAFVGLAFCAIRAVVDVDIELGSVRVVELAVAQDVGRILNPAQLTARIEAGVTQGVGIALTENLRTPRGLIRHPDLTGYALPTALDAPDIRIVKLVEERDVVAPFGAKAASAVPVVTSPAAIASAVRAATGRPVNRLPIRPQAAVVTDR
- a CDS encoding 2Fe-2S iron-sulfur cluster-binding protein, which codes for MTDDQHGPGQAPGQEEGRGQGAPQGGGRWDPLPQGDYDDGATAFVKLPEGGIDAFLAARGDSPLAAPGHGYVPPRIAATPPADDTGTWAAPAGGSDWPAPQGTPQTVGDDRFTYHPGGTGQWAFEDTSSAQGAPRSAPGHDVTGQWSIPVAGGDLPDESGEFTTSALVEQWGGTPPATLPGGAAAPWATSPADPADHGTAEQAWSLPAGGTDAPVRPATDPSAFGHTPQHGTPVGDPDGHHAAAEHTGHHTPPAGTYAPEISAEAYTVAPEGPAETTPRDAQRAADAEEMPEAAGGTGHVHEAAQEPAEAAHGPAEPSAAAADEPADALADAHADRPATGAPQESGTDAEPDGASPEPAGSTGRAEPAEETDDAPAAFHEEHPLAAYTLRVNGSDRPVTDAWIGESLLYVLRERLGLAGAKDGCSQGECGACNVQVDGRLVASCLVPAVTTAGSEIRTVEGLAVDGQPSDVQRALARCGAVQCGFCVPGMAMTLHDLLEGNPAPSELETRQALCGNLCRCSGYQGVLRAVKDVVAEREAHAAADAGTDGDEARIPHQAGPGAGSVHPSAFENPAQPHPHDPAYGQGQDGGQA
- a CDS encoding beta-N-acetylhexosaminidase, translated to MTSLIPAPRRMVTGSGEVRLTAHSRLRADAATEGVGRWLRTVLWQATGLPLPEARETDRTDGDGIGLRLDPRLGPEEYRLVSDRTGVLVEGGSAAGVFRGAQTLRQLLGPDAYRKAPLGERTWAVRHVVIEDAPRFPWRGLMLDVARHFMPKDGVLRYLDLMAAHKLNVFHFHLTDDQGWRIEIRRHPRLTEVGSWRPRTKFGHRASPLWEEKPHGGFYTQDDIREIVAYAAERHITVVPEIDVPGHSQAAIAAYPELGNTDAATASAEAGTALSVWDTWGISPHVLAPTNHTLRFYEGVFEEVLELFPSEFIHVGGDECPKDQWRQSPAAQARIAELGLADEEQLQSWFIGHFDKWLTARGRRLIGWDEILEGGLADGAAVSSWRGYAGGIAAARAGHDVVMCPEQQVYLDHRQDGGADEPVPIGFVRTLEDVYRFEPVPAELTPEEAGHVLGTQANLWTEVMEDHARVDYQAFPRLAAFAEVAWSSLPAPQDRDFAGFERRMEAHYGRLDALGVGYRPPAGPRPWQRRPGVPGRPIDGPPPNR
- a CDS encoding FAD binding domain-containing protein, with translation MTTHAPQAGQAVTLPTTLDEAVAALSAMPAAVPVAGGTDLMAAVNSGQLRPTALVGLGRISEIRGWQYQDGHALLGAGLTHARMGRPDFAALIPALAAAARAAGPPQIRNAGTLGGNIASAAPTGDALPVLAALEATLIIAGPGGARREMPVSHLLAGMEMLRGGELIGYVRVPLLHAPQIFLKATGRTGPGRAVASVALVLDPARRGVRCAVGAIAPMPLRPLEAEQWVARLIDWDNNRTIVPEALTAFGEYVAAACIPDAVPDVDGSVPELPPAVLHLRRTVAALARRALGRALS